A window of the Paenibacillus woosongensis genome harbors these coding sequences:
- a CDS encoding HAD family hydrolase, producing METTRLTKPEAMIFDMDGTLFKTETLLIPVYHRLFDQLRAENLYEGKTPPEERILGGLGMLLDDIWKRVLPDHDEIVHRRADELLLELELIGLKEYVTELYPQVAETLKQLHERGIRLFVASNGLEHYVKEVANAHGIFSLFEGIYSAGEHQTTTKVDLVRLLLDNHGVSSAWMIGDRSSDVEAGKENGQTVIGCAYAGFGQGQELNGADRLISSFSELIALYDQAEEAPEAKRSAQF from the coding sequence ATGGAAACCACTCGACTTACGAAACCCGAAGCCATGATCTTTGATATGGATGGTACGCTGTTCAAAACGGAGACGCTTCTGATCCCTGTATATCATCGCTTGTTTGATCAGCTTCGCGCAGAGAACTTGTATGAAGGAAAGACGCCCCCCGAGGAAAGAATACTTGGCGGGTTAGGCATGCTGCTGGATGACATTTGGAAAAGGGTGCTTCCGGACCACGATGAAATCGTGCACCGGCGTGCGGATGAATTGCTGCTGGAGCTGGAGCTGATCGGTCTGAAGGAGTATGTTACAGAGCTGTATCCGCAAGTGGCCGAAACGCTGAAGCAGCTTCACGAGCGCGGAATCAGGCTCTTTGTAGCCAGCAATGGGCTGGAGCATTATGTAAAAGAGGTAGCGAATGCACATGGCATCTTCTCGCTGTTTGAGGGAATCTACAGCGCAGGCGAGCATCAGACGACGACCAAAGTCGATTTGGTTAGGCTTCTGCTCGATAATCATGGCGTAAGCAGCGCCTGGATGATCGGGGACCGATCCTCTGACGTGGAAGCGGGCAAGGAGAACGGCCAGACCGTCATCGGCTGTGCGTATGCCGGGTTTGGCCAAGGACAGGAGTTAAATGGCGCCGATCGGCTGATCTCCTCCTTCTCCGAACTGATCGCCCTGTACGATCAGGCAGAGGAAGCGCCCGAAGCGAAGCGATCCGCCCAATTCTAG